The sequence AAAATTTGATCGGCATATTCCCTTGATCCAACTCTTATTTCTCTCGCGCTCTTGTTTGCGTTTGATATTATCTTTTGAGCCTGTATTTCGGCTTTTTTGATAATTTCACTCTGATTAACCATGGACTTGATATGCTCTTCTGCTTCACTCAATATAATCTCTGATTGCTTTTGAGCATCTATTAATATCTTTTGTCTTTCTGTTTTTATAAATTGGGCTTCTTTCAATTGATCAGGGAAGTTTATTCTTATATCCTTAATCAATCCAAAAATCTTTTCTTTATCTATCAATCCATTTGAAGTAAAAGGAATTGTAAAGGCGTTCTCTATTTCCTCCTCTAACTCATTCAACAAATCTAATATCTCCAAACTGATGGCCTCCTATCGCAATTTATTTAAAATAGTTTTTAAAACGACATCGGGTACCAATCCTTTTATGCAACCATTTAAACTTCCTACTTCTTTTATCATGCTAGAACTTAAATATGAATATTCTTTGCTGGTCATCATAAATATGGTTTCTATCTCATTATCCAATTTTCTATTCATTAAAGCCATTTGAAATTCATACTCAAAATCCGAAACGGCTCTCAATCCTTTTACAATGATATTAGCATTGTTTTGTCGCATAAAGTCCACTAGAAGTCCATCAAAACCTTTCACCTCAATATCCTTTAGATTCTGTTGTTTAACACTCTTGCTTATCATATCTATTCGTTCTTCCATAGTAAAAAGAGGTGATTTATTAGGGTTATTAATCACTCCTACTATCAGCTTATCAAATATTTTTGTTGATCTTTTAATTATATCTATATGACCATTTGTAACCGGGTCAAAACTCCCCGGATAAACTCCTATCTTCATTTTTGCCTCCTTTG comes from Clostridia bacterium and encodes:
- the coaD gene encoding pantetheine-phosphate adenylyltransferase, translating into MKIGVYPGSFDPVTNGHIDIIKRSTKIFDKLIVGVINNPNKSPLFTMEERIDMISKSVKQQNLKDIEVKGFDGLLVDFMRQNNANIIVKGLRAVSDFEYEFQMALMNRKLDNEIETIFMMTSKEYSYLSSSMIKEVGSLNGCIKGLVPDVVLKTILNKLR
- a CDS encoding ATPase codes for the protein MEILDLLNELEEEIENAFTIPFTSNGLIDKEKIFGLIKDIRINFPDQLKEAQFIKTERQKILIDAQKQSEIILSEAEEHIKSMVNQSEIIKKAEIQAQKIISNANKSAREIRVGSREYADQILDKLERNLNNLLSEIKNNREELRR